A portion of the Rhodopseudomonas sp. BAL398 genome contains these proteins:
- a CDS encoding acyl-CoA dehydrogenase family protein, protein MDFNMSDRQREWLDRVSSFMDTHVRPAVPVYKQQDEEGERWKVIPVVEELKKKARAEGLWNMFMPPSSHEDDEFRGAGLTNLEYALLAEQMGHISWASEVFNCSAPDTGNMEVFMRYGSKELKRKYLRPLMDGEIRSAFLMTEPAVASSDATNIETSIVRDGDEYVINGRKWWSSGMGDPRCKVMIVMGKTDPSAPKHQAQSQIVVPADAKGVKVEKMLPVFGYDDAPHGHAQVLLDNVRVPVGNILLGEGRGFEIAQGRLGPGRIHHCMRTIGKAEEALAKMVQRLSSRTAFGRKIIEYSIWEQRIAEARTDIEMNRLLCLKAADMMDKVGNKTAQLEIAMIKVSGPNMALKIIDNAIQAYGAAGVSDDAGLARDYASMRTMRLADGPDEVHNRAIARLELRKYANAPAKH, encoded by the coding sequence ATGGATTTCAACATGTCTGATCGCCAGCGCGAGTGGCTCGACCGCGTCTCGTCGTTCATGGACACCCACGTCCGCCCCGCCGTGCCGGTCTACAAGCAGCAGGACGAAGAGGGCGAGCGCTGGAAGGTGATTCCGGTGGTCGAGGAATTGAAGAAGAAGGCGCGCGCCGAAGGCCTTTGGAACATGTTCATGCCGCCGTCGTCGCATGAGGACGACGAGTTTCGCGGCGCCGGCCTGACCAATCTGGAATATGCGCTGCTGGCCGAACAGATGGGCCATATCAGCTGGGCTTCGGAAGTGTTCAACTGCTCGGCGCCCGACACCGGCAATATGGAAGTGTTCATGCGCTACGGCTCCAAGGAGCTGAAGCGCAAATATCTGCGACCGCTGATGGATGGCGAGATCCGCTCCGCCTTCCTGATGACCGAGCCGGCCGTTGCCTCCTCGGACGCCACCAATATCGAGACCTCGATCGTGCGCGACGGTGACGAATACGTCATCAACGGCCGCAAATGGTGGTCGTCCGGCATGGGCGATCCGCGCTGCAAGGTGATGATCGTGATGGGCAAGACCGATCCGTCGGCGCCCAAGCATCAGGCCCAGTCGCAGATCGTGGTGCCGGCCGACGCCAAGGGCGTCAAGGTCGAGAAGATGCTGCCGGTGTTCGGCTATGACGACGCCCCGCATGGCCACGCCCAGGTGCTGCTCGACAATGTCCGCGTGCCGGTCGGCAACATCCTGCTCGGCGAAGGCCGCGGCTTCGAGATCGCGCAGGGCCGTCTCGGCCCGGGCCGTATCCATCACTGCATGCGCACCATCGGCAAGGCCGAGGAGGCGCTGGCGAAGATGGTGCAGCGGCTGTCGTCGCGCACCGCCTTCGGCAGGAAGATCATCGAATATTCGATCTGGGAGCAGCGCATCGCCGAGGCCCGCACCGATATCGAGATGAACCGGCTGCTGTGCCTGAAGGCCGCCGACATGATGGACAAGGTCGGCAACAAGACCGCCCAGCTCGAAATCGCGATGATCAAGGTCTCCGGCCCGAACATGGCGCTGAAGATCATCGACAACGCGATCCAGGCCTATGGCGCCGCCGGCGTCTCCGACGATGCGGGTCTCGCCCGTGACTATGCCTCGATGCGCACCATGCGTCTGGCCGACGGTCCGGACGAGGTTCACAACCGGGCCATCGCGCGGCTGGAACTGCGCAAATACGCCAACGCGCCGGCCAAGCACTGA
- a CDS encoding histidine phosphatase family protein, producing the protein MSNAAPPAADKPFVAQHSVPAGVVATRWWWVRHAPVRNDGGNIYGQKDMDCDCSDRVVFDAVGKVLPRNAAWFSSNLKRTHQTAAAIWAAGFPQPNEMRHEPDLAEQHLGDWQGLNRAAFFASRPIAVGSYWFAPIDEPSPNGESFLDLYNRVRRAIERINISHAGQDVIAVAHGGTIKAAIGLALNDQPDRGLAFTIDNCSITRLDHLASDGHAGWRIPMVNQQPWIADASHAAMHQPAGPELATPTKLA; encoded by the coding sequence ATGTCCAATGCCGCGCCGCCCGCAGCCGACAAACCGTTCGTCGCACAGCATTCCGTTCCCGCCGGCGTAGTCGCGACAAGATGGTGGTGGGTGCGCCACGCGCCGGTGCGCAATGATGGCGGCAATATCTACGGCCAGAAGGACATGGATTGCGATTGCAGCGACCGCGTGGTGTTCGACGCCGTCGGCAAGGTGCTGCCGCGTAACGCGGCGTGGTTTTCCAGCAATCTGAAACGCACGCATCAGACCGCCGCCGCGATCTGGGCCGCGGGATTTCCGCAGCCGAACGAGATGCGGCACGAGCCCGATCTGGCCGAGCAGCATCTCGGCGACTGGCAGGGCCTCAACCGCGCGGCGTTCTTTGCCAGCCGTCCGATCGCGGTCGGCAGCTACTGGTTCGCGCCGATCGACGAGCCGTCGCCGAACGGCGAAAGCTTCTTGGATCTGTACAACCGCGTCCGCCGCGCGATCGAGCGCATCAATATCAGCCATGCCGGTCAGGACGTCATCGCGGTGGCGCATGGCGGCACCATCAAGGCGGCGATCGGCCTCGCGCTGAACGATCAACCTGATCGGGGGCTGGCCTTCACCATCGACAATTGCTCGATCACAAGGCTCGACCATCTTGCCAGCGACGGCCATGCCGGCTGGCGGATTCCGATGGTCAACCAGCAGCCCTGGATCGCCGACGCCTCGCACGCGGCGATGCATCAGCCGGCCGGCCCTGAGCTGGCGACGCCGACCAAACTCGCCTGA
- a CDS encoding DMT family transporter, with protein sequence MPLSPNLRGGLFMVAAAAGFTMNDAITKTVASEMNFGQIILVRGLFAMVMVGALAYYRRALRSPRTLLVLPVALRVFGEVGGTICFLTAIVHLPLANVSAIFQALPLAITLGAVLVLREHVGWRRWLAIVVGFSGVLIVVRPGMAGFSGFSLFALLSVAFSAVRDLATRRIPAEIPTLFITLLTTMTVTTAGAAVLFPLGGWRPMSAPSVGLLALAALLVMIGYQCVIIAMRTGDISAVAPFRYTALLWAMLLGYLVFGDVPDALMITGASIIVVSGLYTFYREHQLGRKRPVAATSSGPPPDGL encoded by the coding sequence TTGCCCCTGTCGCCCAACCTTCGCGGTGGCCTGTTCATGGTCGCTGCGGCGGCCGGGTTCACGATGAACGACGCGATCACCAAGACGGTGGCGTCGGAGATGAACTTCGGTCAGATCATTCTGGTGCGCGGGCTGTTCGCCATGGTGATGGTCGGCGCGCTGGCCTATTACCGGCGCGCGTTGCGCTCGCCGCGAACGCTGCTGGTGCTGCCGGTGGCGTTGCGGGTGTTCGGCGAGGTCGGCGGCACGATCTGCTTTCTCACCGCGATCGTGCATTTGCCGCTGGCCAATGTCTCGGCGATCTTTCAGGCGCTGCCGCTGGCGATCACGCTCGGCGCCGTGCTGGTGTTGCGCGAGCATGTCGGCTGGCGGCGCTGGCTGGCGATCGTGGTCGGATTCAGCGGCGTGCTGATCGTGGTGCGGCCGGGCATGGCCGGCTTCAGCGGGTTCTCGCTGTTCGCGCTGCTGTCGGTGGCATTCAGCGCGGTGCGCGATCTGGCGACGCGGCGGATCCCTGCGGAAATTCCCACGCTGTTCATCACGCTGCTGACCACAATGACGGTGACCACGGCGGGTGCAGCGGTGCTGTTTCCGCTCGGCGGCTGGCGGCCGATGTCGGCGCCGTCGGTGGGTCTGCTTGCGCTCGCCGCGCTGCTGGTGATGATCGGCTATCAATGCGTCATCATCGCGATGCGCACCGGCGACATCTCGGCGGTGGCGCCGTTCCGCTACACCGCGCTCTTATGGGCGATGCTGCTCGGCTATCTGGTGTTCGGCGATGTCCCGGACGCGCTGATGATCACCGGCGCTTCGATCATTGTCGTCTCCGGCCTCTACACCTTCTACCGGGAGCACCAGCTCGGCCGCAAACGGCCGGTCGCCGCCACCAGTTCGGGGCCGCCGCCGGACGGGCTGTAA
- a CDS encoding SDR family NAD(P)-dependent oxidoreductase, whose amino-acid sequence MGRLAGKSVIITGAGSGIGRAASLLFTQEGAKLIAVDRSDAVNETVELVRKAGGTAEAVMADAGSEADVKAFIAKAVSAYGRLDAIWANAGVSGGLVPLQEQTVEQWQEVLRINLIGPFLAIKYAMPHMIEQKYGAIVCTASVAGLKSGASGHPYAASKAGVISLVQTTAYSLSGTGVRINAVCPGLIETGMTKPVFDNAKQRGTDHKIGQLNPLKRAGQPHELAAMGLFLASDEASYVNGQAIPVDGGLTASMPYAGKPI is encoded by the coding sequence ATGGGTCGCCTCGCAGGCAAATCCGTTATCATCACCGGCGCCGGCAGCGGCATTGGCCGCGCCGCTTCGCTGCTGTTCACGCAGGAAGGGGCGAAACTCATTGCAGTCGATCGCAGCGACGCCGTCAACGAGACCGTCGAACTGGTGCGCAAGGCCGGCGGCACCGCCGAGGCGGTGATGGCGGATGCCGGCTCCGAGGCGGACGTCAAGGCATTCATCGCCAAGGCGGTGTCGGCCTATGGCAGGCTCGACGCGATCTGGGCCAATGCCGGCGTGAGCGGCGGGCTGGTGCCGCTGCAGGAGCAGACCGTCGAGCAATGGCAGGAAGTGCTGCGGATCAATCTGATCGGGCCGTTCCTGGCGATCAAATATGCGATGCCGCATATGATCGAACAGAAATACGGCGCGATCGTCTGCACCGCCTCGGTGGCCGGGCTGAAATCCGGCGCCTCGGGCCACCCCTATGCGGCCAGCAAGGCCGGCGTCATCAGCCTGGTGCAGACCACCGCCTACTCGCTGTCGGGCACCGGCGTCCGGATCAACGCGGTGTGCCCCGGCCTGATCGAGACCGGCATGACCAAGCCGGTGTTCGACAATGCCAAGCAGCGCGGCACCGATCACAAGATCGGCCAGCTCAATCCGCTGAAGCGCGCCGGCCAGCCACACGAATTGGCGGCGATGGGCCTGTTCCTCGCCAGTGACGAGGCGTCCTATGTCAACGGTCAGGCGATCCCGGTCGACGGCGGCCTGACCGCGTCGATGCCCTATGCGGGCAAGCCGATCTGA
- a CDS encoding phosphotransferase family protein: MVGYRKDEDYTGTKPVEERHRVDEAKLAAWMQDHVEGYQGPLEVAQFKGGQSNPTYRLTTPGRSYVMRRKPFGKLLPSAHAVDREFKVIAALSKQGFPVARAYALCMDDAVIGAAFYVMSMEEGRVFWDPTLPSQTPDARWAIFTSKIETLAKLHSYDPEAIGLGDFGKPGNYFGRQVDRWTKQYKASETQSIPEMDRLMEWLPSTLPAQQRVSVVHGDYRLDNMIFHATEPRVQAVLDWELSTLGDPMADFTYLLMQWTMPGLDDADFKALNIPTMEQAAAIYCKATGLDTVPDLNWYFAYNTFRLAGITQGIAGRVRDGTAASDKAKESAARTVPLAQASWAYAQKAGAK, encoded by the coding sequence TTGGTCGGCTACAGGAAAGACGAAGACTATACCGGCACCAAGCCGGTCGAGGAGCGCCATCGCGTCGACGAGGCCAAGCTCGCGGCCTGGATGCAGGATCACGTCGAGGGCTATCAGGGTCCGCTCGAGGTTGCGCAGTTCAAGGGCGGCCAGTCCAATCCGACCTACCGGCTGACCACGCCGGGCCGCTCCTATGTGATGCGGCGCAAGCCGTTCGGCAAATTGCTGCCGTCGGCCCATGCGGTCGACCGCGAATTCAAGGTGATCGCCGCGCTGAGCAAGCAGGGCTTCCCGGTCGCCCGGGCCTATGCGCTATGCATGGACGACGCCGTCATTGGCGCGGCATTCTACGTGATGTCGATGGAAGAGGGCCGGGTGTTCTGGGACCCGACGCTGCCGAGCCAGACGCCGGATGCGCGCTGGGCGATCTTCACCAGCAAGATCGAAACCCTGGCCAAGCTGCACAGCTATGACCCGGAGGCGATCGGGCTTGGCGATTTCGGCAAGCCGGGGAACTACTTCGGCCGCCAGGTCGATCGCTGGACCAAGCAGTACAAGGCCTCCGAAACCCAGTCGATTCCCGAAATGGACAGGCTGATGGAATGGCTGCCGAGCACGCTGCCGGCGCAGCAGCGGGTCTCGGTGGTGCATGGCGACTACCGGCTCGACAACATGATCTTCCATGCCACCGAGCCGCGGGTGCAGGCGGTGCTGGATTGGGAGCTGTCCACGCTCGGCGATCCGATGGCCGACTTCACCTATCTGCTGATGCAATGGACCATGCCGGGCCTCGACGACGCCGATTTCAAGGCGCTGAACATTCCCACCATGGAGCAGGCGGCGGCGATCTACTGCAAGGCCACCGGGCTCGACACCGTGCCGGATCTCAATTGGTACTTCGCCTACAACACCTTCCGGCTCGCCGGCATCACCCAGGGCATTGCCGGACGCGTCCGCGACGGCACCGCCGCCTCCGACAAGGCCAAGGAATCCGCCGCCCGCACCGTGCCGCTGGCGCAGGCCTCCTGGGCTTACGCGCAGAAGGCGGGGGCGAAGTAG